The Nostoc sp. NIES-3756 DNA window TAAAATTATTATTAAAAATCTTAAAAATCATCAATTAAAGTAGCGATACTCACCTTAATAACTTACATTGTGTGTAACTCTAAATTGCCCATAAATCTACATAAATAGGTAAAGAATACCTTAATGTAAGCTTTTTTCCAGAGAGAGGTACAATAAGAAAAGATGCCAAGGGCTAATGCCTTGGTTGACCGTGGCTGCAAACTATTCGCCCTTCCAATTAGCTGCACTGTATGGCTTTAATATGCCGTAGTGGTAGGAAATGAGCAGCATATATATGGAATGAGGGGATATCTCGTAAAACTTTGTCCTGAAAAGAGTTTAATACTCTGGGTCTTTCAACTTTGGACTTTACACAGTTAGACCGATTTGAGTGTAGTTCAAGTGACTAAATATCATTTATTGTTTTGCTGATTTATCAGTACAGATGCTCTATTGTCTCAAAAGCTTCACAAAATTTAAAATCCAGAGGAATCAATGATCAACCCTAGTTATACGAAAGGAAAAAATTCATATCAGTACCAAGCGGAAGAACCGAATTTATCGGCAAAAATACAAATAAAAAATGGTAACAAAAATGAAGTTTCTAGGCAGCGAGAAACTAGAAATGATGTATCTATGACCAATGACTCAAATCGTGGTCGAGTCGCTATTTTTATTGATGGAGGTAATCTATTTAATGCCGCTTTACAACTCGGTATTGAAATCGATTATCTCAAATTACTTTGTCGCTTAACTGCGGGTTCTAGGTTATTACGAGCATTTTTCTACACAGGGGTTGATATGTCTCGACCAACTCCTACACGTCAACGCAGCAATGAGAAACAGCAGGGTTTTCTGTTTTGGATGCGTCGTAACGGTTATCGTGTTGTTACTAAAGAACTCCAAGCTACAGATAACACCAAAAAACCCAATTTGAACGTAGAAATTGCGGTAGATATGATTACCCTAGCGCCTTACTTCGACACAGCTGTCTTAGTTAGTGGTGATGGAGATTTAACTTATGCAGTCAATGCAGTTACTAGCACAGGTGTTCGTGTAGAAGTCGTCAGTCTAAGAACAATGACTAACGACTGTTTAATTGATGTTGCTGACTGTTTTATTGACCTTGATAGCATTAAACAATATATCCAAAAAGATTCACATCTAGGATATGGCTATCGGACGCTATCTAATTCTAATCTTTAGCCTTTAAAGGTTTAATATTCAATACGGTTCTGAGTGTTAGCTGAA harbors:
- a CDS encoding LabA-like NYN domain-containing protein, giving the protein MINPSYTKGKNSYQYQAEEPNLSAKIQIKNGNKNEVSRQRETRNDVSMTNDSNRGRVAIFIDGGNLFNAALQLGIEIDYLKLLCRLTAGSRLLRAFFYTGVDMSRPTPTRQRSNEKQQGFLFWMRRNGYRVVTKELQATDNTKKPNLNVEIAVDMITLAPYFDTAVLVSGDGDLTYAVNAVTSTGVRVEVVSLRTMTNDCLIDVADCFIDLDSIKQYIQKDSHLGYGYRTLSNSNL